From a region of the Vanrija pseudolonga chromosome 2, complete sequence genome:
- the PAG_0 gene encoding Pregnancy-associated glycoprotein, with product MNASPSMCCQFVLLDSVKAGLERRGMLPSSSDLVYSSTSSSTATPRDFDTSVTATPRELDTNNTTTAATNTPVPLSTPATRRRPRHTTTLHARASSTMRLPALAPAAMAAAVTAAAMPPPPPGGSSPVATTYPLRRWETVGDEQYSLRLSVGGQQLDVVVDTGSPDLWVLSECAEAAECANVPLYDSSRAVRSGQAFDAEYGEGSASGEIVTDVVGLLGGVGSFGMVNATSEWKAANTTLSGLLGLGLPYDDEDEDPLWLQSVPAWPEPLFGVHLGRRGAASGGAITFGGVDRAAVSGEINYLPLVSAHDWAVTLDSVSVQGHNLPTNARASVDTGTSHILAPRDAFEAFYAAIPGAFLHRAVPLFPCDAALDVALRLGGQSYPVDRTDLAIATYTPAELRAFGVAVDNDGVDRWCEGAVRLNDGDDWILGDAFLKNVYTVFRAHPPSVGFVRLSADADAGHHGVSVLGLIGGGLDHWPPQLAAAAHRGTMLAAIALLAVFAFGARLHPIKHLV from the exons ATGAATGCATCGCC CAGCATGTGCTGCCAGtttgtcctcctcgacagcgtCAAGGCGGgcctcgagcggcggggcatgctcccgagctcgagcgaccTGGTGTACTCTTCCACTTCGTCCTCGACAGCTACACCGCGCGACTTTGACACAAGCGTCACGGCGACGCCCCGTGAGTTGGACACGAACAACACGACCACAGCGGCGACAAACACACCGGTGCCTCtcagcacgccggcgacgaggcgtcgtcctcgacataCCACCACAttgcacgcgcgcgcctctTCCACCATGCGTCTTCCAGCTCTCGCTCCAgccgccatggcggcggcggtaacagcggcagcgatgccaccacccccaccggGCGGCAGTAGCCCAGTGGCCACGACGTATCCCCTGCGCCGGTGGGAGacggtcggcgacgagcagtaCTCCCTCCGCCTGTCCgtcggcgggcagcagctcgacgtggtcgtcgacacgggcTCGCCGGACCTGTGGGTCCTGTCCGAgtgcgccgaggcggcagagTGCGCCAACGTGCCACTATACGACTCTTCGAGAGCTGTGCGGAGCGGGCAGGCCTTTGACGCAGAGTACGGCGAGGGGAGTGCGTCGGGCGAGATCGTGACCGACGTCGTGGGCCTCCTCGGTGGCGTCGGGTCGTTTG GCATGGTGAACGCCACGAGCGAGTGGAAGGCGGCCAACACCACCCTCTCTGGCCTGCTGGGCCTCGGGCTGccctacgacgacgaggacgaggacccgCTCTGGCTCCAGAGCGTGCCGGCGTGGCCGGAGCCGCTGTTCGGGGTACatctcggccggcgcggtgccgcgtccggcggcgccatcacctttggcggcgtcgaccgcgccgccgtatCGGGAGAGATCAACTACCTCCCCCTCGTATCGGCGCACGACTGGGCCGTGACGCTCGACAGCGTCAGCGTGCAGGGCCACAACCTGCCCACCAACGCCCGCGCATCAGTCGACACGGGCACGTCGCATATCCTTGCCCCccgcgacgcgttcgaggCATTCTACGCCGCGATCCCCGGCGCGTTCTTGCAccgcgccgtgcccctcTTCCCATGCGACGCGGCCCTCGACGTGGCCTTGCGTCTCGGCGGTCAGTCGTACCCCGTCGACAGGACCGACCTAGCCATCGCAACATACACTCCGGCAGAGCTGCGCGCGTTCGGCGTGGCCGTTgacaacgacggcgtcgaccgcTGGTGCGAGGGCGCCGTACGTCTCAATGACGG CGACGACTGgatcctcggcgacgcgttCTTGAAGAACGTGTATACCGTCTTCCGGGCACACCCCCCAAGCGTGGGCTTCGTCCGCCTGAGCGCAGACGCAGACGCGGGCCATCACGGCGTCTCGGTGCTGGGCCTCATTGGCGGAGGGCTCGACCACTGGCCGCCCcaactcgccgccgccgcccaccgcggCACCATGCTCGCTGCTATTGCGCTGCTTGCGGTCTTTGCTTTCGGTGCACGGTTG CATCCGATCAAGCATCTCGTGTAG